In Deinococcus reticulitermitis, the DNA window TCTGCGGATGCCTCCAGGTGGGCACGCCACCTACCCGCCGCTTTCTCGTCCCCGTCAGTGGGGGCGAGTCAGCGGGAAGCCCAGGCGATAACCCCCGCAGCGATGCGGGCATAAGGCCGGGTACGATGCAACCCATTTCCATGCACCGCAGGCGGGGAAGCCACCGCGCAGGCGCGCGGCCTTCCTCGGCTTCAGGAGTCACCATGTGCGGAATCGTCGGATACATCGGGGGCCGTCAGGCCCAGGACGTGCTGATCTCGGGCCTTGCCAAACTGGAATACCGCGGCTACGACAGCGCCGGGGTCGCCATTCGCGAGCAAGGCGGCGTGATCGACGTCCGCAAGAAGGCGGGCAAGCTCGTCAACCTCGCCTCGGAACTTCAGGCCACGCCGCTGCCCGGCACGCTCGGCATCGGGCACACCCGCTGGGCCACCCACGGCCTGCCCAACGACACCAACGCCCACCCCCACGCCTCGGAAGACGGGCGCATCGTGATCATCCACAACGGCATCATCGAGAATTACCTGCCGCTCAAGGCCGAGCTGATCGCGCGCGGGCACGAGTTCCGCAGCGAGACCGACAGCGAGGTGCTCGTTCACCTGATTGAGGAGAAGTACGCCGGCACGCCGGGCGACCTCTACGAGGCGGTGCGGCTGGCCCTCGGGGAGGTGCGCGGCGCCTACGGCATCGTGGTGACGCACGCCGACCACCGCGAGATCGTGGCCGCCCGCACCGTCAGCCCGATGGTGATGGGCGTGGGGGAAGGCGAGATGTTCCTCGCGTCCGACGTGCCCGCGCTGCTGCCCTACACCCGCGAGATGGTGTTCTTGCACGACGGCGACATGGTGGTGCTGCACGACGACGGCTTCCGCGTGACCGACCTCGCCGGGAACGCGGTGCAGCGCCAGATCGAGCACATCGACTGGGATGCCGAGGCGGCGGAGAAGGGGGGCTACGACTCCTACATGCTCAAGGAGATCTACGAGCAGCCCACGGCGCTGACCAACACCTTGATCGGGCGGCTGCACGACGACACGGGCGAGGTCAACCTCGACATCGGGCTCGATCCGGCGTCGTTCAAGCGCATCTCGATCATCGCCTGCGGCACGGCCTACTACGCCGGCATGGTGGGCGAGTACCTGATCGAGCAGCTCGCGCGCATCCCGGTCGATATCGATGTGGCGTCCGAGTACCGCTACCGCGATCCGCTGGTGAGCGAGCAGACCCTCGCCATCGTGGTGAGCCAGAGCGGCGAGACCATCGATACCTTAGAAGCGCTGCGCGAGGCCAAGAAGGGCGGCGCCCGGACCCTGGGCATCATCAACGCCAAGGGCAGCTCGATCACCCGCGAGGTGGACGACACCCTCTACATCCACGCCGGCCCCGAGATCGGCGTGGCGAGCACCAAGGCGTACACCTCGATGGTGAGCGCCATGCTGCTGCTCGCGCTGTGGCTGGGCCGGGCACGCGGCACCCTGGGCGGCGAACAGGCCCGCGAACTGCTGCACGCCGCCCGCGAACTGCCGAGGCTCGTCGAGGCGGCGCTGGCCCCCGAGCGCGTCGCCCGCATTCAAGAAATCGCCGAGAAGTACGCCCACGCCAGCGACTACCTGTTCCTCGGGCGCGGAGTCAACAGCCCCACCGCC includes these proteins:
- the glmS gene encoding glutamine--fructose-6-phosphate transaminase (isomerizing), which translates into the protein MCGIVGYIGGRQAQDVLISGLAKLEYRGYDSAGVAIREQGGVIDVRKKAGKLVNLASELQATPLPGTLGIGHTRWATHGLPNDTNAHPHASEDGRIVIIHNGIIENYLPLKAELIARGHEFRSETDSEVLVHLIEEKYAGTPGDLYEAVRLALGEVRGAYGIVVTHADHREIVAARTVSPMVMGVGEGEMFLASDVPALLPYTREMVFLHDGDMVVLHDDGFRVTDLAGNAVQRQIEHIDWDAEAAEKGGYDSYMLKEIYEQPTALTNTLIGRLHDDTGEVNLDIGLDPASFKRISIIACGTAYYAGMVGEYLIEQLARIPVDIDVASEYRYRDPLVSEQTLAIVVSQSGETIDTLEALREAKKGGARTLGIINAKGSSITREVDDTLYIHAGPEIGVASTKAYTSMVSAMLLLALWLGRARGTLGGEQARELLHAARELPRLVEAALAPERVARIQEIAEKYAHASDYLFLGRGVNSPTAYEGALKLKEISYIHAEAYPAGEMKHGPIALIDEDLPVVVVATESRLLEKTISNVQEVRARKGKVIALLSDGDTENAQHADDVIYVPRAHEMVSPVVNAVAMQLLAYFTATALGKDVDKPRNLAKSVTVE